The Gillisia sp. Hel_I_86 genome has a segment encoding these proteins:
- a CDS encoding lipocalin family protein — MKKMIFILTTILLIVSCGPTKVATEARKTFKGDWMLNNVTYPNSQGTFDVTLFNDASAACFKGSNWSFVSNNNTGTYSTAGANCTAGERYFVWSIDEENTPSGTFDFLLKPTDNKWKSTTGNQGFRINLVSLTETTMTWEQTVTLEGSPFVIRMNFTKL; from the coding sequence ATGAAAAAAATGATTTTTATACTAACCACAATTCTTTTAATTGTTTCCTGTGGACCCACTAAGGTAGCCACAGAGGCCCGAAAAACCTTTAAAGGGGATTGGATGCTAAACAATGTAACCTATCCAAATTCTCAAGGAACCTTCGATGTGACTTTGTTTAATGATGCTTCTGCCGCATGCTTTAAAGGAAGCAATTGGAGCTTTGTATCCAATAACAATACAGGTACTTATAGTACCGCTGGTGCCAACTGTACTGCAGGCGAACGTTATTTCGTTTGGTCTATAGACGAGGAAAATACTCCAAGTGGAACTTTCGACTTTCTGTTGAAGCCAACAGATAACAAATGGAAATCTACTACGGGCAATCAAGGCTTCAGGATCAACCTGGTTTCTTTAACCGAAACTACAATGACTTGGGAGCAAACGGTAACTTTGGAGGGATCTCCATTTGTTATCCGAATGAATTTTACTAAACTTTAA
- a CDS encoding OmpA family protein has protein sequence MKIGINKFLAFAFSATLLVGCEATKNANNTQKGAVIGAGSGAVIGGVIGNNVGKGNSALGAIIGGVVGGAAGGYIGNRMDEQAKKIEQEIPGAEVERVGEGINVTFDENSGIYFDTEKYNINEKSREALHKLVGIFKEYPDTEILVEGHTDDRGSDSYNLTLSKNRAQAVTNFLVSDGISKGRFDTKWYGEAQPKYDNTTEEGRAKNRRVELAIVANEQMKKEAEEATSEH, from the coding sequence ATGAAAATTGGAATAAATAAATTTTTGGCCTTTGCATTTTCTGCAACACTATTAGTTGGTTGTGAAGCTACCAAGAATGCAAACAATACTCAAAAAGGGGCCGTGATCGGTGCTGGGAGTGGAGCCGTTATTGGTGGGGTTATAGGTAACAATGTAGGTAAAGGAAATAGCGCCTTGGGTGCTATTATTGGTGGTGTTGTAGGTGGTGCTGCTGGAGGATACATTGGAAACAGAATGGATGAACAAGCAAAAAAGATCGAACAAGAAATCCCTGGTGCCGAAGTAGAAAGAGTAGGGGAAGGAATTAACGTGACTTTTGATGAGAATAGTGGAATCTATTTTGATACCGAAAAGTATAACATCAATGAAAAGTCAAGAGAGGCGCTTCACAAGTTGGTTGGTATTTTCAAAGAATATCCAGATACTGAAATTTTAGTAGAGGGACATACAGATGATAGAGGTAGTGATAGTTATAATTTAACTTTGTCCAAGAACAGGGCTCAAGCTGTAACGAACTTTTTAGTAAGCGATGGGATTTCTAAAGGTAGGTTCGATACCAAATGGTATGGAGAAGCCCAACCTAAGTATGATAATACCACTGAGGAGGGTAGAGCTAAAAACCGAAGAGTGGAGTTAGCCATTGTGGCAAATGAGCAAATGAAGAAAGAAGCTGAAGAAGCTACATCAGAGCACTAG
- a CDS encoding NAD(P)/FAD-dependent oxidoreductase, with the protein MKKKSIGIVGGGLSGLVAAIHLSKNNIPVTVFEKNRYPNHKVCGEYVSREILPYLEQLDIHIKELEPALINRLQYSSVKGKIVSAKLPLGGLGISRYALDEFLHQKAMASGVKFIQALVIDVDFIEDEFEIITNQKESFKFNIVLGAYGKRSLLDKKLDREFIDQKSGWLAIKCHYKKDDFPDNLVMLHNFKGGYCGLSKTESGAINACYLTSYSSFKRYKDSLDFKNKVLMQNPHLRSFFQQATPLFENDLSIAQISFEKKLSIQNHILMVGDAAGLIHPLSGNGMAMAIHSAKIASEAIINYYKNDGSSREAMEKEYQTNWNVQFSSRLRMGRLLQNVLLSPGLSRFVQRIISTFPSLLPKIISRTHGKPIV; encoded by the coding sequence GTGAAAAAGAAATCCATTGGGATTGTTGGTGGCGGTCTCTCAGGACTCGTTGCCGCCATCCATCTTTCTAAAAACAATATACCGGTTACGGTATTCGAAAAAAACAGGTATCCTAATCATAAGGTTTGTGGAGAATATGTGTCCCGTGAAATACTTCCTTATTTAGAACAGCTTGATATCCATATTAAAGAACTCGAGCCGGCTTTAATCAATAGGTTGCAATACAGCTCGGTTAAAGGAAAAATAGTAAGTGCCAAATTGCCTTTAGGTGGTTTAGGGATTTCCCGCTATGCCTTAGATGAATTTTTACATCAAAAAGCTATGGCATCTGGAGTAAAATTTATACAAGCCTTAGTTATCGATGTAGATTTTATTGAAGATGAGTTTGAAATAATTACAAATCAGAAGGAATCTTTTAAATTTAATATAGTTCTGGGAGCATATGGAAAGCGGTCTTTATTGGATAAAAAATTGGATCGGGAATTTATAGATCAAAAGTCTGGCTGGCTGGCTATTAAATGCCACTATAAAAAAGATGATTTCCCAGATAATTTGGTGATGCTCCATAATTTTAAAGGTGGTTATTGCGGATTATCCAAAACTGAGAGCGGAGCTATTAATGCATGCTATTTGACTTCTTATTCGAGTTTTAAACGATATAAGGATTCCCTCGATTTTAAAAACAAGGTCTTAATGCAAAACCCACATTTGAGATCTTTTTTCCAACAAGCTACGCCCTTATTTGAAAATGACCTTAGTATCGCACAAATCTCTTTTGAAAAGAAATTGAGTATTCAAAACCATATCCTGATGGTAGGAGATGCAGCTGGGTTAATTCACCCTTTATCTGGCAACGGTATGGCAATGGCTATTCACAGTGCCAAGATTGCTTCCGAAGCTATCATTAATTATTACAAAAATGATGGAAGCTCAAGAGAAGCAATGGAGAAGGAATATCAGACAAACTGGAATGTCCAGTTTAGTTCCAGGTTACGGATGGGCAGACTATTACAAAACGTTTTGTTAAGTCCAGGACTTTCTCGATTTGTACAAAGAATTATAAGTACTTTCCCCTCATTACTACCAAAGATCATTTCAAGAACCCATGGAAAACCAATAGTATGA
- a CDS encoding DUF1328 domain-containing protein: MVRLIVIFLVIALVAAIFGFGGIAEGSADIAKIIFYIFIVLLVISLLSRLFRR, encoded by the coding sequence ATGGTACGACTTATTGTTATTTTCCTTGTCATTGCTCTAGTTGCCGCAATCTTCGGTTTTGGAGGAATTGCAGAAGGATCTGCGGACATTGCAAAAATTATCTTTTATATTTTTATTGTATTGCTTGTTATTTCTTTATTAAGCAGATTATTCAGAAGATAA